TGTTTTGTTAGCTGGACCAGAAAGCACAAAAATCATATCACCAGCTTTAGCATTAGTAGCCTCCGCCCATTTTTTCAAATCATCTTGGTCGTAGAATTTATCTACAGAAGATTTAAAAGTGCCATCTTCTTCACATTTTACATACACCATTCCTGAAGCACCAACTTGAGGGCGTTTTACCCAATCAATCAAAGCATCGATTTCTTTTCTGGTATATGAAGCACAACCCAGAGCTGCAATTCCAACTACTAATTCGGCCGAATTGAAAACACCAAAATCTTTATGTTGAGCTACTCCATTTAATTCACCAAACTTCATCTCAAAACGAATATCTGGTTTGTCATTGCCATAGGTCTTCATAGCATAATCATAAGTCATTCTTGGAAATTCTGCTACGTCTATCCCTTTTATTTCTTTTAATAAATGTCTGGTCAATCCTTCAAAAACATTTAAAATATCTTCCTGCTCCACAAAAGCCATTTCACAATCAATTTGAGTAAACTCTGGTTGTCTGTCAGCACGTAAATCTTCGTCACGGAAACATTTTACAATCTGAAAATATTTGTCCATGCCACCTACCATCAATAATTGCTTGAAAGTTTGAGGGGATTGTGGCAAAGCATAAAACTGTCCTTGATTCATTCTACTAGGCACCACGAAATCTCGAGCACCTTCTGGAGTTGACTTGATTAAATAAGGGGTTTCCACTTCGCAAAAATCTAAATCAGATAAATATTTGCGGACTTCCATAGCCACTTTGTGACGGAAAAGTAAAGAGTTTTTCACCGGATTTCTTCGTATATCTAAGTAACGGTATTTCATTCTGATGTCTTCCCCACCATCGGTCTCATCTTCAATAGTAAAAGGAGGTAGGATAGACGAATTTAATAAAGTCAATTCGGTTACCAAAATCTCCACATCTCCCGTAGTCATATTGGCATTTTTCGACTCACGCTCAATAACAGTTCCTTTTACTTGAATTACAAATTCTCTTCCTAAAGATTTTGCTTTGTCAAATACAGCTTTATCAGTTCTTTGTTCGTCAAATATTAATTGGGTAACACCATAACGGTCACGCAAATCCACCCAAACCATAAATCCTTTATCACGCGATTTTTGAACCCAACCTGCCAGCGTTACTTCCTTATTGATGTGTGAGGCGTTTAACTCGCCACAATTATGACTTCTATACATTAGAATAAAATTTTTGCAAAAGTAAAAACAAAAATCAAATTAACGAGGAATTCTTTGCTCCAAATTAGCAACGAAAAATTGTGTTAAAATTAAAGTTGGAATAGAATAATAAAGTACTTTTGGATTCATCAATTTAATGTTTATTTATTATGAAGACTCTATTTTCGCTATTGTTTGCAATAGTTTTTACCACCATTAGTTTCTCACAAGAGAAAATTTTATTTCACGGAAAAATTGCCAATAGGAATGGCGATGTGATTTATATTAAAGACAATAAAACGATTGTTAAAGAAATAAAATTAAATAAAGAAGGTGCTTTTAATGATTCTTTTGAGACTAAAGCAGGAATGTATCAAATGTTTGACGGAGTAGAATATGCCGAGCTTTATTTAAAACCAGGCTATGATTTAGATTTAAAAATGGATGCGGCCCAGTTTGATGAGTCTATTGTTTTTTCTGGAAACGGTGCAAAAGAAAACAATTATTTAGCCCAAAGCACTTTGCTAGATGCTAAAATAAATTTTGAAGCCTTATTAAAATCAAATGAGCAAGATTTTATGAAGCAAACCAACGAAATGAAAGCCGCTGATGTAGCTCGTTTAGAAAAAGCAAAGTTAGATCCTGGTTTTGTAGCGTTACAAAAACAAGAAGGGGAAGCAAAAATAGGGGAGTTGCAACAATATTATACGATGACGCAAGCCAACAAGAAATTAAATAATGCCGTAGCTCCAAATTTCAATTATGAAAATCACGATGGTAGTAAAACATCCTTAGAAAGTTTAAAAGGTAAATACGTTTACATAGATGTTTGGGCAACTTGGTGTGGTCCTTGTCGTGGTGAAATTCCGTTTTTACAAAAAGTAGAAGAGAAATATAAAGGAAAAAACATCGCCTTTGTTAGCATTTCTGTTGATGTAGATAAAGATCACGATAAATGGAAAGCATTTGTTACAGATAAAGGACTAGGGGGTATTCAATTGTTTGCTGATAAAAATTGGACCTCTGATTTTATCAAATCCTTCAATATAAATTCAATTCCTAGATTTATTTTAATCGATCCAAAAGGAAATGTACTCGATGCTGATGCAGCCAGACCTTCAAATCCTAAATTAAGCGAACAATTAGATAGCTTACTCCAATAAATCACTAATCATTATAAAAAAGGAGCTCCATTGAGGCTCCTTTTTTTATTTAAACCAGTAGCATTAGCTAGTTTTAATTTATCAAAATGAATAAGATACTTGTAAGCTAGAGTACCATAATTTATAAAAATTGACCTGTAATTTATAAAGTAGCCTGCGTAATTTATAAAACTCCACTTGTAATTTATAAAACTCTACTTGTAATTTATAAAACTCCACTTGTAACTTTTAATTGTATAGGATACAGTTGCAATAAAAAAGGGAACTCAATTGGAGTTCCCTTTTTAGTAAAGTGTTTTTACAACGCTCTTCTATCTCTTAACCAATATTTAGTTCGTTTCACTAAGAAGAACATTACGGGCACCATCACCAAAGTTAATATGGTGGCATAAGTCAACCCGAAGATGATAGTCCATGCCAATGGCGACCAGAAAATAACATTATCTCCTCCCATATACAAATGCGGATTCAAATCAGTAATCAATCCGAAGAAGTCAAAGTTTAACCCAATCGCTAACGGAATCAATCCCAAAACGGCGGTTAAAGCAGTTAACAGAACTGGACGTAAACGTGATTTCCCACTTTCTATGATGACTTCTTTTATTTCGTCAAGCGATAAGTCATTGTGTGATTCTACATCTTTATCCGCTACTTTTTTATCCAAAAGCAACACAAAGAAATCCATCAATACAATTCCGTTCTTCACCACAATTCCCGCCAAGGAAATAATTCCCATCATGGTCATCAATACCACAAAGTCCATTCCGGCAATGACATAGCCATAGAATACTCCACTAAAACTCAGTAATACCGTAAACAAAATCACAACGGTTTTAGAAACCGAATTAAATTGTAACACAATAATCACGGTAATTCCGGCCAAGGCTAAGAATAAGGCATAAAATAAGAAACTTTGATTTTTACCTTGTTCTTCTTGCACTCCAGAAAACGAATACGAAACGGCTTTTGGCATTTGGTACCCTTTCAATTCGGTGGCAATCTGTTTGGTAATTTGGTCTCCATTATAACCCGTCAATACATTCGAATAAATAGTCAAGATGCGTTTGAAGTTCTTTCTTTTAATTTGGTTATAAGTGTTTACTTTATCCGTTTTAGAAACAGCCGAAATAGGCACTTGAACGATTTGACCATTAGATTGGTTCCTGAAAGTTAACGATTGATTGAAAAGAATGTTTTCATCTTTACGTTGATCTTCTTGCATTCTCATGACAATATTGTAATCGTCATCACCTTCTTTATAAGTCGAAATTTCCTGACCATAAACCGAACGACGCAAATTGAATCCTAATTGTCCGGTAGAAACGCCAACACTTCCAGCATTAACTCTATCTACTTTAACTTCAAGCTCCGGACTTTCTTTATTCACATCCACATTTAATCTTTCAATACCAGGAATGTTTTTCGAATTTACGAAAGCAATCATCTTATCAGCTTCTTTCAACATCACATCATAGTCAACGCCAACATCACCAGTTAACTGAATACTAATAGGATAACCAGCAGGCGGACCATTAGCGTCTTTCTCTACGGTAACTTTGGCACCTGCAATTCCTTTTACCTTAGCTCTAATTTCTTCTAAAACATCAGAAGTATTAACGCCTCTTCTGAATTTGAATTCAGAAAAATTGACAGTAACTTTCCCTTTAAATGGGGTTTCAG
The window above is part of the Flavobacterium sp. N1994 genome. Proteins encoded here:
- a CDS encoding TlpA family protein disulfide reductase, which codes for MKTLFSLLFAIVFTTISFSQEKILFHGKIANRNGDVIYIKDNKTIVKEIKLNKEGAFNDSFETKAGMYQMFDGVEYAELYLKPGYDLDLKMDAAQFDESIVFSGNGAKENNYLAQSTLLDAKINFEALLKSNEQDFMKQTNEMKAADVARLEKAKLDPGFVALQKQEGEAKIGELQQYYTMTQANKKLNNAVAPNFNYENHDGSKTSLESLKGKYVYIDVWATWCGPCRGEIPFLQKVEEKYKGKNIAFVSISVDVDKDHDKWKAFVTDKGLGGIQLFADKNWTSDFIKSFNINSIPRFILIDPKGNVLDADAARPSNPKLSEQLDSLLQ
- the aspS gene encoding aspartate--tRNA ligase, yielding MYRSHNCGELNASHINKEVTLAGWVQKSRDKGFMVWVDLRDRYGVTQLIFDEQRTDKAVFDKAKSLGREFVIQVKGTVIERESKNANMTTGDVEILVTELTLLNSSILPPFTIEDETDGGEDIRMKYRYLDIRRNPVKNSLLFRHKVAMEVRKYLSDLDFCEVETPYLIKSTPEGARDFVVPSRMNQGQFYALPQSPQTFKQLLMVGGMDKYFQIVKCFRDEDLRADRQPEFTQIDCEMAFVEQEDILNVFEGLTRHLLKEIKGIDVAEFPRMTYDYAMKTYGNDKPDIRFEMKFGELNGVAQHKDFGVFNSAELVVGIAALGCASYTRKEIDALIDWVKRPQVGASGMVYVKCEEDGTFKSSVDKFYDQDDLKKWAEATNAKAGDMIFVLSGPANKTRTQLSALRMEVATRLGLRKPEEFAPLWVVDFPLLEWDEESGRYHAMHHPFTSPKPEDMELIATEPGKVRANAYDMVLNGNEIGGGSIRIHDKELQSRMFSLLGFSPEQAEAQFGFLMNAFQFGAPPHGGLAFGLDRLVAILGGQETIRDFIAFPKNNSGRDVMIDAPSAIDDAQLKELYIQLDLK